Proteins co-encoded in one Nicotiana sylvestris chromosome 7, ASM39365v2, whole genome shotgun sequence genomic window:
- the LOC104243355 gene encoding E3 ubiquitin-protein ligase APD2 isoform X2 — protein sequence MFSLCSVSMTLILGVYGPSNLQLGPNSSILIKPNPLFVENIKVEEMDDANTRPMVYGFYENPSLDVLTTFSEAYKTSLPANTNKQWIYYLNQGSQINISYSVNSSSSHSLVLIIAQGSEGLAQWLEDPSYPNTTLSWNVIHGNGTISQDIGKSSSYYVAVGNLNSGVVQVRLDIKGRALLYNTTGAYYECNLRRKQCSMRFFLAGRNAALLTSPPQRPGTATGMWSVKLSYGPRWITYLLGVGGMSFLIWLVFWYLNNMQSTHQEGTRDPVGSMESQQTPLLSRKDDDLTSWGSSYDGLSQDDEYNEDGLDLTAPQGKQVKDGEYNSNIRRLCAICFDAPRDCFFLPCGHYASCFECGTRIAEAAGTCPICRRPMKKVRKIYSV from the exons ATGTTTTCTCTTTGTTCAGTATCTATGACTTTGATACTGGGGGTTTATGGACCATCCAATTTGCAGCTTGGACCAAATTCCTCAATCCTGATAAAACCCAATCCCTTATTTGTGGAAAATATAAAG GTGGAAGAGATGGATGATGCAAACACTAGACCAATGGTGTATGGGTTTTATGAAAATCCTTCTCTTGATGTTTTAACAACTTTTTCTGAAGCTTACAAAACCTCTCTTCCTGCAAACACTAACAAG CAATGGATATATTACTTGAATCAAGGATCTCAAATAAACATTTCATATAGTGTCAATTCCTCAAGTTCGCATTCTTTAGTCCTTATTATTGCTCAAG GAAGCGAAGGGCTAGCGCAGTGGCTTGAGGACCCATCATATCCAAATACTACATTATCATGGAATGTCATTCATG GGAATGGCACAATCAGCCAGGACATAGGAAAATCCTCTAGTTATTACGTGGCAGTGGGCAACTTGAACTCTGGAGTTGTGCAG GTTCGTTTGGATATTAAAGGTAGGGCTTTGCTCTATAATACAACCGGTGCCTACTACGAGTGCAACCTTAGACGAAAACAGTGTAGTATGAGATTCTTTTTGGCCGGTCGAAATGCTGCGCTTTTGACTTCGCCTCCCCAAAGGCCA GGTACAGCTACCGGTATGTGGAGTGTCAAACTTTCCTATGGACCTCGATGGATCACATATCTTCTTGGAGTAG GAGGTATGAGTTTTCTCATTTGGCTGGTATTCTGGTACTTGAATAATATGCAATCCACTCATCAGGAAGGGACTAGAGATCCAGTGGGGTCGATGGAATCTCAGCAGACCCCTCTTCTTTCACGCAAAGATGATGATCTCACAAGCTGGGGTTCTTCTTATGATGGTCTTTCACAAGATGACGAGTATAATGAAGATGGACTGGACCTCACTGCACCTCAAGGGAAACAAGTAAAAGATGGTGAATACAACAGCAATATTCGTCGTCTTTGTGCAATTTGTTTTGATGCGCCAAGGGACTGCTTCTTTCTTCCATGCGGACACTATGCGTCCTGTTTTGAATGTGGAACAAG GATAGCAGAAGCTGCTGGTACTTGCCCAATCTGTCGCAGGCCTATGAAGAAGGTGAGAAAGATATACTCAGTTTGA
- the LOC104243355 gene encoding E3 ubiquitin-protein ligase APD2 isoform X1, with amino-acid sequence MEDSDRNPSFSGDASASTSREEEEVPVIDDDDRRPPLPFPERNSVFHNAPYFPAADNEEAVVPLARDDTWSCVVVVLTFWFFVSMTLILGVYGPSNLQLGPNSSILIKPNPLFVENIKVEEMDDANTRPMVYGFYENPSLDVLTTFSEAYKTSLPANTNKQWIYYLNQGSQINISYSVNSSSSHSLVLIIAQGSEGLAQWLEDPSYPNTTLSWNVIHGNGTISQDIGKSSSYYVAVGNLNSGVVQVRLDIKGRALLYNTTGAYYECNLRRKQCSMRFFLAGRNAALLTSPPQRPGTATGMWSVKLSYGPRWITYLLGVGGMSFLIWLVFWYLNNMQSTHQEGTRDPVGSMESQQTPLLSRKDDDLTSWGSSYDGLSQDDEYNEDGLDLTAPQGKQVKDGEYNSNIRRLCAICFDAPRDCFFLPCGHYASCFECGTRIAEAAGTCPICRRPMKKVRKIYSV; translated from the exons ATGGAAGATTCAGATCGGAATCCGTCATTTTCCGGCGATGCGTCTGCGTCGACATCGCGAGAAGAGGAGGAAGTTCCGGTGATTGACGACGATGATCGACGGCCTCCGTTGCCGTTTCCGGAGAGGAATAGTGTTTTTCACAATGCGCCGTATTTTCCGGCGGCCGATAATGAGGAAGCCGTGGTGCCGTTGGCGAGAGATGATACCTGGTCATGCGTAGTTGTTGTTCTCACTTTCTGGTTCTTCG TATCTATGACTTTGATACTGGGGGTTTATGGACCATCCAATTTGCAGCTTGGACCAAATTCCTCAATCCTGATAAAACCCAATCCCTTATTTGTGGAAAATATAAAG GTGGAAGAGATGGATGATGCAAACACTAGACCAATGGTGTATGGGTTTTATGAAAATCCTTCTCTTGATGTTTTAACAACTTTTTCTGAAGCTTACAAAACCTCTCTTCCTGCAAACACTAACAAG CAATGGATATATTACTTGAATCAAGGATCTCAAATAAACATTTCATATAGTGTCAATTCCTCAAGTTCGCATTCTTTAGTCCTTATTATTGCTCAAG GAAGCGAAGGGCTAGCGCAGTGGCTTGAGGACCCATCATATCCAAATACTACATTATCATGGAATGTCATTCATG GGAATGGCACAATCAGCCAGGACATAGGAAAATCCTCTAGTTATTACGTGGCAGTGGGCAACTTGAACTCTGGAGTTGTGCAG GTTCGTTTGGATATTAAAGGTAGGGCTTTGCTCTATAATACAACCGGTGCCTACTACGAGTGCAACCTTAGACGAAAACAGTGTAGTATGAGATTCTTTTTGGCCGGTCGAAATGCTGCGCTTTTGACTTCGCCTCCCCAAAGGCCA GGTACAGCTACCGGTATGTGGAGTGTCAAACTTTCCTATGGACCTCGATGGATCACATATCTTCTTGGAGTAG GAGGTATGAGTTTTCTCATTTGGCTGGTATTCTGGTACTTGAATAATATGCAATCCACTCATCAGGAAGGGACTAGAGATCCAGTGGGGTCGATGGAATCTCAGCAGACCCCTCTTCTTTCACGCAAAGATGATGATCTCACAAGCTGGGGTTCTTCTTATGATGGTCTTTCACAAGATGACGAGTATAATGAAGATGGACTGGACCTCACTGCACCTCAAGGGAAACAAGTAAAAGATGGTGAATACAACAGCAATATTCGTCGTCTTTGTGCAATTTGTTTTGATGCGCCAAGGGACTGCTTCTTTCTTCCATGCGGACACTATGCGTCCTGTTTTGAATGTGGAACAAG GATAGCAGAAGCTGCTGGTACTTGCCCAATCTGTCGCAGGCCTATGAAGAAGGTGAGAAAGATATACTCAGTTTGA
- the LOC104243355 gene encoding E3 ubiquitin-protein ligase APD2 isoform X3, giving the protein MTLILGVYGPSNLQLGPNSSILIKPNPLFVENIKVEEMDDANTRPMVYGFYENPSLDVLTTFSEAYKTSLPANTNKQWIYYLNQGSQINISYSVNSSSSHSLVLIIAQGSEGLAQWLEDPSYPNTTLSWNVIHGNGTISQDIGKSSSYYVAVGNLNSGVVQVRLDIKGRALLYNTTGAYYECNLRRKQCSMRFFLAGRNAALLTSPPQRPGTATGMWSVKLSYGPRWITYLLGVGGMSFLIWLVFWYLNNMQSTHQEGTRDPVGSMESQQTPLLSRKDDDLTSWGSSYDGLSQDDEYNEDGLDLTAPQGKQVKDGEYNSNIRRLCAICFDAPRDCFFLPCGHYASCFECGTRIAEAAGTCPICRRPMKKVRKIYSV; this is encoded by the exons ATGACTTTGATACTGGGGGTTTATGGACCATCCAATTTGCAGCTTGGACCAAATTCCTCAATCCTGATAAAACCCAATCCCTTATTTGTGGAAAATATAAAG GTGGAAGAGATGGATGATGCAAACACTAGACCAATGGTGTATGGGTTTTATGAAAATCCTTCTCTTGATGTTTTAACAACTTTTTCTGAAGCTTACAAAACCTCTCTTCCTGCAAACACTAACAAG CAATGGATATATTACTTGAATCAAGGATCTCAAATAAACATTTCATATAGTGTCAATTCCTCAAGTTCGCATTCTTTAGTCCTTATTATTGCTCAAG GAAGCGAAGGGCTAGCGCAGTGGCTTGAGGACCCATCATATCCAAATACTACATTATCATGGAATGTCATTCATG GGAATGGCACAATCAGCCAGGACATAGGAAAATCCTCTAGTTATTACGTGGCAGTGGGCAACTTGAACTCTGGAGTTGTGCAG GTTCGTTTGGATATTAAAGGTAGGGCTTTGCTCTATAATACAACCGGTGCCTACTACGAGTGCAACCTTAGACGAAAACAGTGTAGTATGAGATTCTTTTTGGCCGGTCGAAATGCTGCGCTTTTGACTTCGCCTCCCCAAAGGCCA GGTACAGCTACCGGTATGTGGAGTGTCAAACTTTCCTATGGACCTCGATGGATCACATATCTTCTTGGAGTAG GAGGTATGAGTTTTCTCATTTGGCTGGTATTCTGGTACTTGAATAATATGCAATCCACTCATCAGGAAGGGACTAGAGATCCAGTGGGGTCGATGGAATCTCAGCAGACCCCTCTTCTTTCACGCAAAGATGATGATCTCACAAGCTGGGGTTCTTCTTATGATGGTCTTTCACAAGATGACGAGTATAATGAAGATGGACTGGACCTCACTGCACCTCAAGGGAAACAAGTAAAAGATGGTGAATACAACAGCAATATTCGTCGTCTTTGTGCAATTTGTTTTGATGCGCCAAGGGACTGCTTCTTTCTTCCATGCGGACACTATGCGTCCTGTTTTGAATGTGGAACAAG GATAGCAGAAGCTGCTGGTACTTGCCCAATCTGTCGCAGGCCTATGAAGAAGGTGAGAAAGATATACTCAGTTTGA